GAGCCGCTGCAAGCGTGATATGACTGGGGACTCTCTTGGATGAGGGGTCAGCCGAGTCGAGGCGATAGCCATTCAACAGCTTGAAGGTGGAGACATGAGACGAGTTGTCATCACAGGTTTGGGAATCGTTGCACCGACTGGAAACAATGTTCAGGAAGCCTGGGAAAGCGCCGTCGCGGGTCGCTCAGGAACCGGCCGTATTACGCTTTACGATCCCACAGGACACCGTGTGCAGGTGGCCGGTGAAGTGAAGAACCTCAGAACCGAAGGCGTGATCGACCCCAAGGATGCCAATCGACTCAGCCGCTTTATTGTATTCGCCACCATGGCTGCCGATGAGGCAATCAAGGACAGCGGTCTGCCTTTGAATGTGAACCAAGAGCGGAATGGCTGTGTCATCGGTGTGGGTATGGGCGGCATCGCTGATATCGAAGAATCCACCAAGATCCTCCTGGAAAAAGGCGAGAAACGAATTTCGCCGTTTTTTATCCCTTATGCCATACCCAATATGGCGGCAGGTTACGTTTCCATTCAGTATCAGCTGCGTGGACCCAACACCTGTACCGCAACGGCCTGTTCGAGCGGAACGCACGCCATTGGCGAAGCCTTCCGTTATATCCGGGACGGCATGGCGGATGCCATGGTCTGTGGTGGGGCGGAGAGTGCGATCAGTCCGCTTGGTATTGCATCGTTTGCAGCGCTGAAGGCTTTGAGCACCAACAACGACGATCCGGTTCGCGCGTCGCGGCCCTTCGATATGAATCGAGATGGCTTCGTCATGGGTGAAGGCGCCGGTATCCTGGTGCTCGAAGAGCTGGAAAGTGCGAAAAAACGCGGAGCAAAAATTTACGCCGAGGTCATCGGCTACGGTTTGTCCGGCGATGGACATCATATTACAGCGCCTCGTGAGCGCGGCGAAGGTGGTCGTCGATGTATGAAGATGGCATTGGATTCAGCAGGGCTGATGCCGGACGACATCGACTATATCAACGCGCATGGAACTTCGACCAAGATCAAC
This is a stretch of genomic DNA from Oligoflexus sp.. It encodes these proteins:
- the fabF gene encoding beta-ketoacyl-ACP synthase II — translated: MRRVVITGLGIVAPTGNNVQEAWESAVAGRSGTGRITLYDPTGHRVQVAGEVKNLRTEGVIDPKDANRLSRFIVFATMAADEAIKDSGLPLNVNQERNGCVIGVGMGGIADIEESTKILLEKGEKRISPFFIPYAIPNMAAGYVSIQYQLRGPNTCTATACSSGTHAIGEAFRYIRDGMADAMVCGGAESAISPLGIASFAALKALSTNNDDPVRASRPFDMNRDGFVMGEGAGILVLEELESAKKRGAKIYAEVIGYGLSGDGHHITAPRERGEGGRRCMKMALDSAGLMPDDIDYINAHGTSTKINDQYESEAIMDLFGPHAYKLAISSTKGVTGHCLGAAGGIEAVYTALTIHRSLVPPTANFQTPDPDCPLDYTVREAAEKKVHVALSNSFGFGGTNATIAFRRFH